The Pyrus communis chromosome 8, drPyrComm1.1, whole genome shotgun sequence region GCGTTGACGACCCTATTGCCACTCCCAAAGAAATGTCCTGAAGAAAAACTCATGGTTATTGGCACACAAAGTAAGAAAACCACAATAAGTAAAAAGCTTGATGCTTACAAGCTTGTCCTTCATGGCAAACATAATAGCACTGGCATGCTCTGCGGCATTACCCACAATTGGGAGCAAAATAACGCTGATAAATGAAATTGGCATGTTCCATGCTATAGATGCTCCCTACAAATCAAACATCCAACACCGAAGCTCAttaatcatatatataaaaacatgaCAACAAGTAGCCAAACTTTCACCATACTTTGATcccactgaattttttttttttccaacccactgaattttttttgaaagatTAATTTCCCAAGAAAACTTATAAAAATTAATCACTTACAATCTGCAAAGCATAACAACTACTCACATTGACCAAGAACAAGTAATAAGAGGGGGAAATTAAAACGTTATTCAGATGCATAGTCTAAAAGACCCAACTACACAATCTTCTGTTTACCTCTATGGCGTTAACTAAATATTCGGATACGATTGAGATCCAAGCAGTCATTATTGATAGCCAAATTATTGATTCCCATTTAGATATCTCAGGAGCTTCATCGTCATCTGCATTCTCTTCATTCTGAATCTCTTCCTGAGTTCATACCATACATGCCACCACAAAATTCAATAAGGTAACATATGGTGCTAAAACACATTCGCAATCTTTTAAGACAAATGATGAAAtaatattcaaattaaaaaatgcaCCATactaacaaaaggaaaaaaaaaaaaaaaaaaaaaaaaaaaacctcagcTAACCTCATTTAGAGGCACATATTGATTATGCTGACTCTTTAACTGGAAGAATAGATAAGCAGCATATGCCAGGAGCATGACACAGCTGCTAAATCTTGAAAGTGCCAACTCTGACTTTCCGAAATGCACCTCAGTGTGAGTGTAGTGCAAGACAGCTGGAAAAAGTAGGCCCATGACTGCCATTAACAGCAAGCCTGAATTCACAACAGCAGTTGCCTGCCCAATATACAGAAGCTTCAGAATGAAAGATAGAGAAGCTGGAAATTCTAGAGGAAAGAAGAGAGCCGATGTATTTACCTTGTTAAACACCTGTTCTTTCTCTTGAAAAACAAGTCCACCACTGAAGAATGCACAGCCAAGCACCAGCAACATGTTTGACAGAATAGAGCCTAACAACGACTGCTGAACAACGCGTAACATTCCACGTTTCAGTGCATAAATCGATATAATCAGTTCTGTTGCATTTCCAAAAGTAGCATTTAAAAGACCCCCAACTGCAAGTTCCAATTTGATACGTCAAAAACTGAGCCTAAAAGGAAAAGTTGTCACTGACCATTTATAAGACAATAGTCACAATACACTAGGACAGAAATTATACAAGACTAAATACTCAATGCTTCAGGCCAAGTATCAATGTGGATTTGACAATCACAGCAGCACGCCTTCAGTATTATAACTGAAGGCAAATACAATTATgtgtttacatatatatatatatatatatatatatatattatgtatgcATGTGCATATATAACTGGAGAATTTCACAATACCCTTCCGGTGCCATAATCAATATCCTACATGAATCTGAATTCCTACAGAAAAATGAAAGTAAGGAGGTAACCAGACTGAAAACgacatgcattttttttttattacatagCAACATATATATTGCAGATTTCAAACCATATTTAaattgtggctgaaataataagataaagaTCCTTTCTTCATCAAGTATGCAACCTAGATAATGTTTTATAGTTTTCAGTAAGATAACTTTTGGTTTTCTTATTCCGAATTTTCAGCAATATCAAGCAAAGTCAACTCCCAGTCAGATAAAACTACATTTAGATTGCAAACTCTAGTATAGAAATTAGACAATTTGATTCAATGAACCAAAAAGGATTAAGAGGTAGAAAGTAACCAATCAGGCACAAAAGAACAAGAATGCATTACCAGTAGCTCCAGTATAGAATGCCAGCTGCCTGTATCAGGAAAGATGAAGTTAACTCAGCTTCTAAAAATTTCAAGTTAGTAGGAgatagaaagaagagaggaaaaaTAGTACTCACTCGGTAGCATAACCTAAACGCTCAGCTAAAGGTGTTATACCCAACAAGCTCAAAACAAAGACCCAACCCTGTATTCACATTCATAAATTAGATACAAAATTGAATGGTGTAATGAGCCAGGAAGGAGGAGTTGCAACTCACATTATGGCCGGTTAGCTTAGAGACAAATATCGCTAGCGGTCCAAAAGGCATAAGCAAGTTGAGTTTAGTTGAGAAAACAACAGTCTTTATGCTTCTATAAAAAATATTCCTCCACACTTTATCACCGCTAGCTTGTGAACCTCCTGAAAACGAACATTCTCCCACAGCTTCAATAGAACTTGTCTTTTGAGCATCTGTCTTTGGAGTAAAAAGACTCTCATCCTCAAACTCATGTATTGATCCCTTACCCAGTGATTCCATCTGTTACAAGAAACACCATAACATTCAAAACATCACTTCAGTGCTTATGCCGAAATAACATTACGTTAGTTCTCTTCTTTTAAGTAACATTGtgtgaaaaaaagaaattaatgcaTAAACGGTAATGAAATACCATAATTGGAGTGCTGAAAGACAAAAGTTTAGTCATCAAAGAAAGGAAATAAAACTCACTTCAAGTTGAGACTGGATTCCAGGCTTATAATTCATCGTCTTTTACTAAATACGCAATGATTCATCCATACAAAGAAAATAGCATCAATGCACGGAGTTCTTGGTGAGCATTTCTCAACTATGAGAAACGAAGTTTCAAAAGGTTGGAGCCAAGCTTGATATACTGCAAACAATTGAACAATAATAAAACTGTAACTTACCACATAAACACAATTAAATCCCTAAAACAATAACTCAAAACTGGTTAAGAAAATCGCCACAAAATCAAACTTTAAAGTTTGTTCCTTCCACTATGAAACTGCATTCTCAATTCCAACGTTCCAATTACAAGACTCCCATCTCATCCATATAACAACAGAACAACAAAAACTGGGTTGCAATCAATACACAAATTTTTACTGGGTTTTTAAAGAAACCCAATAAAATTCTCAGGATTAGAAAAAAAGATGCTGAAACGAAAATTGATTTGgaatcaaaataagaaattttaatTGGGTTTTTAAGGAAACTCAATAATTCCCAGAACTAACAAGAAAAAATGCTGATACAGAAACTGGGTTGaaatcaaaacacaaaattGAAACTGCGTTTCACAGAATGCAAACAAAATCATTAAATGCTCAAATGGGAATCTGAGTATAGCAGTAACCCTAATCTTGCCAAGTTCAAACAATCCCATGAACAAATaccaaaaaaagaaggaaaatttataaataaataaataaattagaaagtaAAACGTACTTGATTATACTCCTTTGCTATGATTAACAAAGAAATCCAAATCTCCAAGTCgctgtttttcttctttgattaatatttttggggttttttcttcctccttgtggGTGACTAATTGGAAGATTGGATCTTGATGCTTCTCTTGAATTTTCACCAAACAGTTTCGTGAAGCACAACTTTGGTCGCACCGCCAACGCACCGGCCCCGCGCGTCGATTTAACATCCCAACGGTTTGGGACAAAACGCCGTATCATTTGTACGTTTGCAGTTAAGTCGGACAAAACGCCGTAAGTCGTTAACTGATAGGCGGGAGAATACGTAGTGGTATGCGTTCACCCGGccatttcattttttatgttgTCAAAATCTCTTTTTTCTTGGAAAAATTACACACAAAGAatatttttaatacttaattttaaGTTAAGACAATACGAGTTTGTTGgatatacttttaaaatgattgaaagtgcttttagtgaaaacgtttttagaacaaatccttagtaaaaatgcaagtaaatcttgaaaaaacatttaaagtgcttcctaaaataagcatataattggtgcttcttgcataaagcattttaagtacttttagaatccaaaaccaattTATATAAAAGCTCCTTCAGTTATTTCAAAATCACATACAAACGGccttactttttattatttcgATGAGAGACAAAATTATAACACCCATGTCATGATTTTTTTCGATTTACTTTTGCATTTACGATTTTGACCCTATGTTTAAACCATCTCTCCCCATCACGAGCTAAAGACACAAATCCTGTcaaatacaattaaaacataaccaCCCTTTCCCTCTCTTGCTCACCCCCCGTTTTCCTTCCTCTCTCCTTGGGAATTGCTTCGATCTCTCATCCTCATCTTACATCTTCTAAATAATCTTAAACTTTTCAACCGGATCTATTgatgtaaaaattaaaattaattgactGTAAAACGATATTTTGCCAACTATATTTCCTAATTTTTTGGACGATGATTATTGGGTTTACTTGGTAAACATTTGATAGAGTTGTATTGCCATTTGGGAGAGAGAAACATAGAAGCAAATTAATTATGGGTTTGATTCAAATTTTGTGCTTTTCGTTATAGTTACAGATTTAAATCTTAGGACTTaatggagaaaattttcattaagttTCTGAAACATGGCAGCCATGGTTCCCAGGTCTGCTAGAAAATCGACTAGAATTTTAGGAAGAAGATTGAAAAGCCAAGCTTCTGGATTCATCGGCCATGATGTGAGTGaggaagagataaaaaaaattaattatttgaaacttTCAAATATGTTAATTTTGTTCAAGTAGTTGATGTTAAAAAACTGCAATGAAGCTCAAAAAACAACTCGGATGACGTCTAAGTTCCAAATCATGATAGCCTTCACAATACCATGCCTAGATTGCAAACAATTTCACAACCGTAGTCCCTCTAAGGGTTTTATTTCAACCTCTGTTAACggaaaaaatctattaaaaacaggttgaactgattctgtaaaaatggtcgaagacggatcgaactgattatgcaaaaaagGTCGAAAATAGGTTGAACtaattctacaaaaatggtcGAACGGGTTGAAACGGATTCTACAAAAATGATCAAAGACGGGTTAAactgattttacaaaaaaaaaaatcgaggacgagttgaactgattctgcaaaaatagtcgAAAACGAGTTGAACTGAGTCTGCAAAAATGATCGAGGACGAGGTTGAACGGATTTTGCAAAAACAATAGAGGACGAGGTTGAACGGATTTTGCAAAAACGATTGAAGACAGGTTGAActatgcaaaaatggtcgaagatgggtgcaaaaatggttgaagaCAGGTTGagctgattctgcaaaaatggtcgatgatgggatgaattgattctgcaaaatgGTTGAGGACTTTattgaactgattctacaaaaatggtcgaggatgtgttaaactaaatttttgtaataaatgatacaaactgattctgcaaaaataatTGAGGATATTGGAGTTGTGAGAGTTAGGTTCTATTAATAGTCTTAAAGCCTTAGGGGTATATGGtattttaacatatttttttctACGTTTTTGGGCTGGactttagttgtttttatgtttttgtcttTCATTAACATGTTTTAAAACTAATGAAGTTCCTTGAAATATAGTGAAATTTTTTGTCACTATATATAAAGctcccttttttttattgttgtcaAACtctcattttatgtttttattttttttttttttcaagtgatTTTCTACCACAATGGTAAAGATGAGTGTTACCTTACATCACGACGAGAATTTAAACCCTGTCGGCACTCTAATCTAACAGTTAATTtaacaaatctatcgtttgactgTTATCAAAATCTCACTTTTTGGTTTTCGTTCTGATTTTGACTTAAAATTGTGTCAAAGTTTATGATTCAAATTGacaaaattgtaattttcaaaaaggctttttagccaaaatggttatTGAGATTGGCAGTCCTCACTTTGGttattgagatttgaaatcgataaaagtgatctttgagtttgtttaccatcaatcattttagttatCTCTCGAAAAAAATTCGTTAAATAAggagaaaatgacaaaaatacccttaactTTTTTCAAATCATTTATGTTTATTAAATTTAGAGTATTTTTATCAGTTTGatctttatttaacaaaaattttgcacgattgaccaaaatgattgatgacaaATAAACTCATGGACCATTTTTATCTAACAAAAATTTTGCACGaattgaccaaaatgattgatgaaaaataaattcatggaccatttttatcgatttcaaatttcaGACCAAAGTTGAGTTATGCCAAGAAAAATGACGAGTGTTTGTGTTAGAAAGTTAACGTGTATTGCATGAGTAATTAATAAATGTTATGTTACATATTCATAGTGGTATTTCTcgtatttttttaaaacaaacgaTATCATTTGCATTAAAGAAGAATGGGTGAGTTTAACCTTACAGCGAACTAGCAGTAATGTAGTTAAAATTCACTTTTCTCACATTTTAAGGACGacgagaaaaataaaagatcGTATATAAATCTCACATACGATTTAAAGATTGAGGAGTAGACTAACTTCTGAtttaatgacattttttttctcaattttttttatgaggTGGATTAGTctactaacttttttttttttttttttttttgaaaaaaaggaTATTATCTTAAGGactagaaaaataaaagaacctCACATACGGTTTAAAATTTGAGGAGTAGGCTAAGtggcattttttttcttaatattttttatgatgTGGGTTAGTCtactaacatttttttttttttaactttttttttttttttgaaaaaaaagaagattttaTCTCAATGAATGGAGCGTCAATGGTAAGAAAATATTGTTTTTCGTACATCATAGTTTGATCCTCTTGTTATAAGACAAACAAGTTAACTTAATTTATTGATACAGAAAAGGATattaagacctggtttggtactgaggtgattctgaaaaaagctgctatcaaaaaaagctgggagctgtttttgtgtttggtaaacactcagcttcagctttttttcacagttttggatgaaaaaaagccaaaaacaagaagctgcaaaacctagctttgaaaaactggctttttttcacatctgttttacataaaagtttaccaaacactctaatactgcttttttttttcaaaaacacttttacaaa contains the following coding sequences:
- the LOC137742137 gene encoding vacuolar cation/proton exchanger 5-like isoform X1; amino-acid sequence: MNYKPGIQSQLEMESLGKGSIHEFEDESLFTPKTDAQKTSSIEAVGECSFSGGSQASGDKVWRNIFYRSIKTVVFSTKLNLLMPFGPLAIFVSKLTGHNGWVFVLSLLGITPLAERLGYATEQLAFYTGATVGGLLNATFGNATELIISIYALKRGMLRVVQQSLLGSILSNMLLVLGCAFFSGGLVFQEKEQVFNKATAVVNSGLLLMAVMGLLFPAVLHYTHTEVHFGKSELALSRFSSCVMLLAYAAYLFFQLKSQHNQYVPLNEEEIQNEENADDDEAPEISKWESIIWLSIMTAWISIVSEYLVNAIEGASIAWNMPISFISVILLPIVGNAAEHASAIMFAMKDKLDISLGVAIGSSTQISMFGIPFCVVVGWIMGRPMDLNFQLFETATLFITVLVVAFLLQDGTSNYFKGLMLILCYLIVAASFFVHVDPSPAEEETQVKT
- the LOC137742137 gene encoding vacuolar cation/proton exchanger 5-like isoform X2, which gives rise to MESLGKGSIHEFEDESLFTPKTDAQKTSSIEAVGECSFSGGSQASGDKVWRNIFYRSIKTVVFSTKLNLLMPFGPLAIFVSKLTGHNGWVFVLSLLGITPLAERLGYATEQLAFYTGATVGGLLNATFGNATELIISIYALKRGMLRVVQQSLLGSILSNMLLVLGCAFFSGGLVFQEKEQVFNKATAVVNSGLLLMAVMGLLFPAVLHYTHTEVHFGKSELALSRFSSCVMLLAYAAYLFFQLKSQHNQYVPLNEEEIQNEENADDDEAPEISKWESIIWLSIMTAWISIVSEYLVNAIEGASIAWNMPISFISVILLPIVGNAAEHASAIMFAMKDKLDISLGVAIGSSTQISMFGIPFCVVVGWIMGRPMDLNFQLFETATLFITVLVVAFLLQDGTSNYFKGLMLILCYLIVAASFFVHVDPSPAEEETQVKT